From a region of the Mucilaginibacter auburnensis genome:
- a CDS encoding acylphosphatase — MKHLDITVKGKVQGVFYRASTKAVADQLGIRGTVKNEPDGNVVIEAEGDPALLDLFLDWCKEGPENAEVTAVETNEGELKNYRNFEVVKRGLFK; from the coding sequence ATGAAACATCTTGATATAACGGTTAAAGGCAAAGTGCAGGGTGTGTTTTATCGCGCGTCTACCAAAGCTGTAGCCGACCAGTTAGGTATACGCGGCACGGTTAAAAATGAGCCCGATGGCAACGTTGTCATTGAAGCAGAAGGCGACCCAGCTTTGTTGGACCTGTTTTTAGACTGGTGCAAAGAAGGCCCCGAAAACGCAGAAGTTACCGCTGTTGAAACTAATGAGGGCGAATTAAAAAACTATCGTAATTTTGAAGTAGTAAAGCGGGGTTTGTTCAAATAG
- a CDS encoding Sec-independent protein translocase subunit TatA/TatB: MFYKILIAYICNLKFKEKMLSGVFLLFDIGGQELLLLLVVALVLFGGDKLPELAKGLGKGIRDFKDASEGVKREINNQIDNFEVKKREEERAKQVAEELPIENDTNRFIEEKSSENDYMAHSKPVSQDYVATGDQVEFEQHPEQDTVNESEEQQPVKVVKAQANEKTIF; the protein is encoded by the coding sequence GTGTTTTATAAAATATTAATTGCATATATTTGTAACCTTAAATTTAAAGAGAAGATGCTGAGCGGTGTGTTTTTATTATTTGATATCGGCGGGCAAGAATTGTTATTGTTACTGGTAGTTGCATTGGTGCTGTTTGGCGGCGATAAATTACCTGAATTAGCAAAGGGACTGGGTAAAGGTATCCGCGATTTTAAAGATGCTTCAGAGGGTGTAAAACGCGAGATCAATAACCAGATAGATAACTTTGAAGTTAAGAAAAGAGAAGAAGAGCGCGCCAAACAAGTTGCAGAAGAGCTGCCTATCGAAAATGATACAAATCGTTTTATAGAGGAGAAATCATCAGAAAATGATTACATGGCGCACAGTAAGCCTGTTAGTCAAGATTATGTTGCCACCGGCGATCAGGTAGAATTTGAACAACATCCAGAACAGGACACAGTAAATGAGAGCGAAGAACAGCAACCTGTAAAAGTTGTTAAGGCTCAGGCTAACGAAAAAACAATATTTTAA
- a CDS encoding amidohydrolase family protein translates to MKIFRADYVFPINAEPIKNGAVVTADDGKIISVAEDIPPDYAHITIEEFSGILCPGFINAHCHVELSHLKDKITDGEGLVTFIQNVQLHRNATQPEIEAAALAADEAMYKNGIVAVGDISNSNVTVALKAKSKLYYHTFVEAFGFLPQRAEEVFEKSLKLVSEFNPQPCSVTPHAPYSVSKDLFKLIKRYADNNRNLMSMHNQECEDENKFFRYKLGRFNDLYAHFGMDISFFKPQARNSLQSVLPLLSSKRDILLVHNTCTNLKDIYFLKRFDHKIHWCFCPNANIYIEGTLPKIDLFIDQGFNITLGTDSLASNYKLCILSEMATLQKHFPTLSLARLLEWGTLNGAKFLGVDNNMGSLEPGKTPGINLITGLNDLTLTSETKVRRLV, encoded by the coding sequence ATGAAAATTTTTAGAGCCGATTACGTTTTTCCTATTAATGCCGAACCAATTAAAAACGGGGCCGTTGTTACAGCCGACGATGGTAAGATCATCTCCGTTGCTGAAGACATCCCTCCCGACTATGCACACATTACAATAGAAGAATTTAGTGGTATTTTATGTCCGGGGTTTATCAATGCCCATTGTCATGTTGAACTTTCGCATCTTAAAGATAAAATTACTGATGGCGAAGGCCTGGTAACATTTATTCAGAATGTTCAATTACATAGAAACGCCACACAACCAGAGATTGAAGCAGCAGCCTTAGCCGCTGATGAAGCCATGTATAAAAATGGTATAGTTGCCGTTGGTGATATTTCAAATAGCAATGTCACGGTTGCTTTAAAAGCAAAGAGTAAACTGTACTACCACACTTTTGTTGAGGCTTTCGGTTTTTTGCCGCAAAGGGCCGAAGAAGTTTTTGAAAAGTCATTAAAGCTGGTAAGCGAGTTTAATCCTCAGCCTTGTTCTGTAACGCCTCATGCGCCTTATTCTGTTTCGAAAGATCTTTTTAAACTCATTAAGCGCTACGCCGACAACAACAGAAACCTTATGAGCATGCACAACCAGGAGTGCGAAGATGAAAACAAATTTTTCAGGTATAAGTTAGGCCGGTTTAACGACTTATATGCTCATTTTGGCATGGATATAAGTTTCTTTAAGCCGCAGGCTCGTAATTCTTTGCAATCTGTATTGCCGCTGCTTTCCAGTAAGAGAGATATTTTGCTGGTGCATAATACCTGCACTAACTTAAAAGATATTTACTTTTTAAAGCGATTTGACCATAAAATACATTGGTGCTTTTGCCCTAATGCCAATATTTACATTGAGGGTACGCTGCCAAAAATAGATTTGTTTATTGATCAGGGCTTTAACATAACTCTTGGTACCGATAGCCTGGCATCTAATTACAAACTATGTATTTTAAGCGAAATGGCTACCCTGCAAAAGCATTTTCCAACGTTATCATTAGCACGGTTGTTAGAATGGGGTACCCTAAATGGCGCTAAATTTTTGGGCGTTGATAATAATATGGGGTCGCTTGAGCCAGGTAAAACCCCTGGTATTAATTTGATAACAGGTTTAAATGATCTAACACTAACATCGGAAACGAAAGTGAGACGGTTAGTGTAA
- a CDS encoding murein hydrolase activator EnvC family protein: MKFFKVLFFLLCVTATLTVCAQSSEQLKRQRDKYNQELEALTREYNATLNNKKATIKQLNILKAQINLREKKITNINAEVRNLSSQIAENTNTVHSLQQQLDQLRKEYEAMVLFAYRNKSGYNKLMFIFAAKDFNQAYKRLKYLQEFASYRKRQAQYIEEKQKELHVYIVRLDRTKDEKNHLLLDQEKEKENLGKQRSDQQLVVKDLSKQEGQLKTAQKDIQRKIVATDRAIRAAISREIAEARRREEEAAKARAAAAAAAAKAANKEAPAPAAPVARKTTSEVLNSTPEAAALSSNFLGNRGRLPWPVTSGQIIQGFGTNTVEGIKVDNDGIDIRTSAGATVRAVFEGEVSSVSDILGSYLVIIRHGEYFTAYSNLKSTNVSKGQKVSTKQIIGSAATDAATGETLVSFKVYKGQTSVNPEIWLANR, from the coding sequence ATGAAATTTTTCAAGGTACTCTTCTTTTTGCTATGTGTTACAGCAACATTAACCGTTTGCGCCCAATCAAGTGAGCAGTTAAAACGTCAGCGCGATAAATATAACCAGGAATTAGAGGCGCTTACCCGCGAGTATAATGCAACGCTTAATAATAAAAAAGCAACCATTAAGCAGCTAAATATTCTTAAAGCACAGATTAATCTGCGCGAGAAAAAAATCACTAACATCAACGCCGAAGTACGCAACCTGAGCAGCCAGATAGCCGAGAATACAAATACAGTACACAGTTTACAGCAGCAGTTGGATCAGTTGCGTAAGGAATATGAGGCAATGGTGCTTTTTGCTTACCGCAACAAAAGCGGATACAACAAACTGATGTTTATTTTCGCTGCCAAAGACTTTAACCAGGCTTATAAGCGTTTAAAATACTTACAGGAGTTTGCTTCCTACCGTAAAAGGCAGGCACAATATATTGAAGAGAAACAAAAGGAATTACACGTTTACATAGTTAGGTTAGACAGAACCAAAGACGAAAAGAACCATCTTTTACTGGATCAGGAAAAAGAGAAGGAAAATTTAGGGAAACAAAGAAGCGACCAGCAACTGGTGGTGAAGGATCTTTCAAAACAAGAGGGGCAACTAAAAACTGCCCAGAAAGATATTCAACGTAAAATAGTTGCTACAGACAGGGCCATTAGGGCAGCTATATCGCGCGAAATTGCAGAGGCTCGCCGCAGGGAAGAAGAAGCAGCAAAGGCCAGGGCTGCTGCTGCAGCAGCAGCGGCTAAGGCAGCTAATAAAGAAGCTCCGGCTCCCGCAGCGCCTGTTGCGCGTAAAACCACCAGCGAGGTGTTAAACTCTACGCCTGAAGCCGCGGCTTTGTCAAGTAATTTTTTGGGTAATCGAGGGCGTCTACCATGGCCGGTTACTTCGGGACAGATTATCCAGGGGTTTGGCACTAATACTGTTGAAGGTATAAAAGTTGATAACGACGGTATTGACATCAGAACATCTGCGGGGGCAACTGTTAGGGCCGTGTTTGAGGGGGAGGTTAGTTCTGTTTCTGATATTTTAGGTTCTTACCTTGTAATTATTAGGCATGGTGAGTATTTTACAGCTTACAGCAACTTAAAATCAACAAACGTATCAAAAGGGCAAAAGGTAAGCACAAAGCAAATAATTGGCTCTGCGGCTACTGATGCAGCTACGGGAGAAACGCTTGTAAGCTTCAAAGTTTATAAAGGACAGACCTCTGTAAACCCCGAGATATGGTTAGCCAACAGATAG
- a CDS encoding Sec-independent protein translocase subunit TatA/TatB yields MGFGMQEIIVILLIVLLLFGGKKIPELMKGLGKGVKEFKDAQNGTGETAEEKPKA; encoded by the coding sequence ATGGGATTTGGAATGCAGGAAATCATTGTAATTCTTTTAATAGTATTACTGCTGTTTGGCGGTAAGAAAATACCTGAACTAATGAAAGGTTTAGGTAAAGGCGTAAAAGAATTCAAAGACGCGCAAAACGGTACAGGCGAAACCGCAGAAGAGAAGCCTAAAGCTTAA
- a CDS encoding DUF4292 domain-containing protein, with protein MRKNIANKIAVAFLVVLVVTGCKTKKALTAAPAATTPVVVDNSKANTIAAIKDRQLNFKTFSGKANAQLNIDNDNKNVNMNIRIDHGKQIWVSISVTVLATFEVARAVITPDSIKIVNKLQGVYIKKPFSYVHNYAGKQVNFATVEALLTGNAIPEFLSTNADLKQANGNVSLSGSMQELLYTLVFNPDLKVRQLDLSNSAQQQSLQVTNNSFVLVDSRTLPSQIAINSNVKGKKININLEYSKVELDRALETPFNIPESYTPAN; from the coding sequence ATGAGAAAAAATATAGCGAATAAAATAGCGGTTGCTTTTTTGGTAGTTTTAGTAGTTACCGGGTGTAAAACAAAAAAAGCCCTGACTGCAGCACCGGCTGCTACAACGCCTGTTGTGGTTGATAACTCAAAAGCAAATACCATAGCGGCCATAAAAGACAGGCAGCTCAATTTCAAAACATTTTCCGGTAAGGCAAACGCTCAGCTCAACATTGACAATGATAATAAGAATGTTAACATGAACATTCGTATTGATCATGGCAAACAAATATGGGTTTCCATCTCTGTTACGGTATTGGCAACATTTGAGGTGGCCCGCGCAGTAATTACCCCGGATAGTATTAAGATTGTTAATAAGCTGCAAGGCGTTTATATTAAAAAGCCGTTTAGCTATGTGCATAATTATGCAGGTAAGCAGGTTAATTTTGCTACAGTGGAGGCGTTGCTGACAGGTAATGCAATACCGGAATTTTTGTCAACTAATGCCGATCTGAAACAGGCAAACGGCAACGTTTCGCTTTCAGGCAGTATGCAGGAGTTACTTTATACGTTAGTGTTCAACCCCGATTTAAAAGTAAGACAGTTGGATCTTTCTAATAGCGCCCAGCAGCAATCGTTACAGGTTACTAACAACAGTTTTGTGTTGGTTGATAGTCGCACACTGCCGTCACAGATTGCCATTAACTCTAATGTTAAAGGGAAAAAAATAAATATCAATCTGGAGTATTCAAAAGTTGAGCTTGACCGTGCGTTGGAAACTCCTTTCAATATCCCTGAAAGCTATACACCTGCCAATTAA
- a CDS encoding tetratricopeptide repeat protein has translation MDIPANKIIKEITALAIVALNTIDIMNRKRGKYLLMVVCLVVSVQNLQAQGRRGAQAEAQSVEQLFYAALTKKTIDDNAGAATLFAKILEIEPSNDASLYELANIKKLQNNYPAATPLLEKAVTLKPDNTWYWLSLADVYEKSNEFSKLENVFTQLIRLNPDKVDIYFDKANALFLQGKYDDALKVYNDIEKITGPSDDLTINRQKVYLKQGNPDKAAASLETLISANPTNTRYYLMLADLYNSINQRDKTVQVLERAKKIDPENGLIRLALADIYRDKKNIEGSFSELEKAFSVPELNIEQKIRIIAGYIPQFPDPNAKASALALAKLLVASHPEDARSYSLYGDILLQNDKVAEAKAAYQKSLAINNQTYEVREQLVRIALSENDLATVIKEGEDALAFFPNQASMNYFVGLAFLQKKDAKKALGYLKNATSLELEDKEILSQSYSALGDCYHELQNNKSSDESYDKSLQHNADNIYTLNNYAYYLAIRGENLVKAATMAKRAVELKPDNASFEDTYAWVLFKQKKYTEAKTWMEKAMQHNKDKSATQAEHYGDILFNMGNADAALQNWLKAKEYGGKSAVLERKINEKKYSE, from the coding sequence ATGGACATACCGGCAAATAAAATAATTAAGGAGATTACAGCATTGGCAATAGTGGCGTTGAATACAATTGATATAATGAACAGAAAACGGGGCAAGTATTTATTGATGGTTGTCTGCCTCGTTGTGTCTGTACAAAACCTGCAGGCGCAGGGTCGACGCGGAGCGCAAGCTGAAGCGCAAAGCGTTGAGCAGCTGTTTTACGCCGCGCTTACAAAAAAAACAATTGACGATAACGCAGGTGCGGCAACCCTCTTTGCCAAAATACTGGAGATAGAGCCATCTAATGATGCGTCGTTATATGAATTGGCTAACATCAAAAAGCTACAGAATAACTATCCCGCAGCTACGCCATTGTTGGAAAAGGCCGTTACGTTAAAGCCCGATAATACGTGGTACTGGCTGTCCCTTGCTGATGTTTATGAAAAAAGTAATGAGTTTAGTAAACTCGAAAATGTTTTCACCCAGTTGATCAGGCTGAATCCGGATAAGGTTGATATTTATTTTGATAAAGCCAATGCATTGTTTTTACAAGGCAAGTATGATGATGCTTTAAAGGTGTACAATGATATTGAGAAAATAACAGGCCCAAGCGATGATTTGACCATTAACCGGCAGAAAGTGTATCTGAAGCAAGGGAATCCGGATAAGGCAGCTGCATCCTTAGAAACTTTGATCAGCGCTAATCCTACCAACACGCGGTATTACCTTATGTTGGCCGATCTGTACAATTCCATTAACCAGCGCGATAAAACAGTGCAGGTATTAGAACGTGCCAAAAAGATTGATCCCGAAAATGGACTGATACGCCTGGCGCTGGCAGATATCTATCGGGATAAAAAGAATATTGAAGGAAGTTTTAGCGAATTGGAGAAAGCTTTCTCCGTACCCGAACTTAACATTGAGCAAAAAATACGCATCATTGCCGGCTACATACCACAGTTTCCTGACCCTAACGCAAAAGCGAGTGCATTAGCGTTAGCCAAGTTACTGGTTGCAAGTCATCCTGAGGACGCAAGATCTTACTCATTATATGGCGATATATTGTTGCAGAATGATAAGGTAGCTGAAGCTAAAGCCGCTTATCAAAAATCGTTGGCTATCAACAATCAAACTTATGAGGTACGCGAGCAATTGGTGCGCATAGCTTTAAGCGAAAACGATTTGGCAACGGTCATCAAAGAAGGTGAAGATGCTTTGGCTTTTTTCCCCAACCAGGCCAGCATGAATTATTTTGTTGGGTTGGCATTTCTGCAAAAAAAAGACGCTAAAAAAGCATTAGGCTATTTAAAGAATGCAACTTCGCTTGAACTGGAAGATAAGGAGATACTGTCTCAATCATACTCCGCATTGGGCGATTGTTATCATGAATTGCAGAACAATAAAAGTTCTGATGAAAGTTACGATAAATCTCTCCAGCATAATGCCGACAATATTTACACGTTAAATAACTATGCCTACTATTTAGCTATACGTGGCGAAAACCTGGTAAAAGCGGCAACCATGGCTAAACGCGCCGTAGAGCTAAAGCCCGATAATGCATCATTTGAAGACACTTATGCATGGGTGCTATTCAAACAAAAAAAGTATACCGAGGCTAAAACATGGATGGAAAAAGCCATGCAGCACAATAAGGATAAAAGTGCTACCCAGGCAGAACATTACGGCGATATTTTGTTTAATATGGGAAATGCCGATGCAGCCTTACAGAACTGGTTGAAAGCTAAAGAATATGGCGGAAAGTCGGCAGTGTTAGAGCGTAAAATAAATGAGAAAAAATATAGCGAATAA
- the dut gene encoding dUTP diphosphatase: MTIRVINKSNNSLPAYETLHAAGMDLRANLEAPVLLKPLERKLIPTGLYIELPEGFEAQIRPRSGLAYKHGISIVNAPGTIDADYRGEIGVLLVNLSDQVFDVNPGERIAQMVVARHEKVEWQQVEELSETGRGAGGYGHTGK, translated from the coding sequence ATGACCATTCGCGTTATCAATAAATCTAACAACAGTTTACCTGCTTACGAAACTTTACACGCTGCCGGCATGGACCTTCGTGCTAACCTTGAGGCGCCTGTATTGTTAAAACCGTTAGAGCGTAAACTTATTCCAACCGGGCTTTATATTGAATTGCCCGAGGGATTCGAGGCGCAAATACGCCCGCGCAGCGGCCTGGCTTATAAACATGGCATAAGCATAGTAAATGCGCCGGGAACAATTGACGCCGACTACCGCGGCGAGATAGGCGTATTGCTGGTTAACTTGTCTGACCAGGTTTTCGATGTTAATCCCGGTGAGCGCATAGCGCAAATGGTAGTTGCCCGACATGAAAAAGTGGAATGGCAGCAAGTTGAAGAATTGAGCGAAACCGGCCGCGGCGCAGGCGGGTATGGACATACCGGCAAATAA
- the rlmN gene encoding 23S rRNA (adenine(2503)-C(2))-methyltransferase RlmN, translated as MNSVTEKIDIRSLSLENLQKHFSEMNEKGFRAKQVYEWLWKKSCFSFDEMSNISKELRTKLEDKFVINNVKINNSQFSADKTIKNSFILHDSHLIEGVLIPTPERMTACVSSQVGCSLTCKFCATGYMERKRNLNADEIYDQVVLIDKQARENYGIPLSNIVYMGMGEPLLNYKNVLESIHKLTSEDGLNMAAKRITVSTAGIAKMIKKLGDDNVKFNLALSLHAANDEKRNTIMPINEQNSLKALAEALKYYYAKTKNPVTYEYIIFDGVNDTLQDAAELARFCKHLPCKVNIIEYNPIAFADYLNAGEDRVEAFAEFLRKQGVNTHIRRSRGKDIDAACGQLAIKDGK; from the coding sequence GTGAACAGCGTTACAGAAAAGATCGACATCCGCAGCTTAAGCCTGGAAAATTTGCAGAAACATTTTTCGGAAATGAACGAAAAGGGTTTCCGCGCTAAACAGGTATACGAATGGCTATGGAAAAAATCATGCTTTTCTTTTGACGAGATGAGCAATATTTCAAAAGAACTTCGCACTAAACTGGAGGATAAATTTGTAATTAATAATGTAAAAATTAATAACTCCCAATTTAGTGCTGATAAAACTATAAAAAATTCTTTCATTTTACACGATAGCCACCTAATTGAGGGCGTTTTAATTCCTACACCCGAGCGCATGACGGCCTGTGTATCCTCACAAGTAGGCTGTAGTTTAACGTGTAAATTTTGTGCTACGGGCTATATGGAACGTAAACGCAACCTAAATGCTGATGAAATTTACGACCAGGTTGTGTTGATTGATAAGCAGGCACGCGAAAATTATGGCATTCCCTTAAGCAACATTGTTTATATGGGTATGGGCGAACCTTTACTCAATTACAAAAACGTTTTAGAGTCGATTCACAAGCTTACTTCTGAAGATGGTTTGAATATGGCAGCCAAGCGTATCACCGTATCAACCGCCGGCATTGCCAAAATGATCAAAAAGCTGGGCGATGATAATGTAAAGTTTAACCTGGCTTTATCGCTGCATGCTGCGAATGATGAAAAACGCAACACCATTATGCCCATTAATGAGCAAAACTCATTGAAAGCATTGGCCGAAGCATTGAAGTACTACTACGCCAAAACCAAAAATCCGGTAACTTACGAGTACATTATTTTTGATGGTGTGAATGACACCTTACAGGACGCTGCTGAACTGGCCCGTTTCTGTAAGCATTTGCCATGCAAAGTAAATATCATCGAATATAACCCCATTGCGTTTGCCGACTACTTAAATGCCGGCGAAGACCGCGTTGAAGCATTTGCCGAATTTCTGCGCAAACAAGGCGTAAATACCCACATACGCCGCAGCCGTGGTAAGGACATTGACGCGGCCTGCGGACAATTGGCTATTAAAGACGGCAAGTAA
- a CDS encoding MATE family efflux transporter: protein MSTAKKFAGQTAIYGLSTIVSRTLTFFLTPLYVRVLPMAMGGYGVFTYMFSYASVLNAILSFGMETTYFRYLNKEEINKQQVYNNTFGAIIIISTVFLLLTMPFSNTVASIIQFGKTSEADFARFIRYLVAILVLDAWCVIPFAKLRAEGRPGRFGGIKLANVMVFVGVNLLLLVVLPFWISHQYSGWESLQGLVLRNKVEYIFISNLTASAVTLLLLLPEIKNVRPNIDKAVFKDMLVYSWPVLVANLSFIVNENFDKLLLGNLLPNDISESEVAIYGGCAKIAIFLSIFVQAFRLGAEPFFFSHAKNKNAGQTYARIMDYFVIAICMIFVGLTANIEILKYFIPKQRYWVGLPVIPPLLFGYVSLGIYMNLSVWYKLSDQTKYGLYISGVGAIFTIVLNYIFIPKYSYMASAWISFSAYTVMMLLSYFWGQKNYPIPYNIKKSLAYILSAAFLVYISFYVFNRNIFIGNGLLIAFASVALYFEWKSLKSIFIKS, encoded by the coding sequence TTGTCAACTGCTAAAAAATTTGCGGGCCAAACGGCTATCTATGGTTTGAGTACCATAGTGTCCAGAACACTTACCTTTTTTTTAACGCCACTTTATGTAAGAGTTTTGCCCATGGCAATGGGCGGGTATGGGGTGTTTACCTACATGTTTTCTTATGCGTCAGTTTTAAATGCCATTCTCTCATTTGGTATGGAAACTACCTACTTCAGATACCTTAACAAAGAAGAGATAAACAAGCAACAGGTTTACAATAATACGTTTGGAGCAATCATCATTATATCAACGGTGTTTTTGTTGCTTACAATGCCGTTCAGCAATACGGTTGCATCAATTATACAATTTGGCAAAACCAGCGAAGCTGATTTTGCCAGATTTATACGTTATCTGGTTGCTATTTTAGTATTAGACGCTTGGTGCGTTATTCCTTTTGCCAAGCTAAGGGCAGAGGGGCGCCCGGGGCGTTTCGGGGGTATAAAACTGGCTAACGTAATGGTTTTTGTTGGGGTTAATCTGCTATTGCTGGTGGTGCTCCCTTTCTGGATATCACACCAATACTCAGGTTGGGAATCTTTGCAAGGCCTTGTGCTACGCAATAAGGTTGAGTACATTTTTATATCTAACCTAACCGCAAGCGCAGTTACATTGCTACTGCTGCTGCCTGAAATTAAGAACGTTAGGCCCAACATAGATAAAGCTGTTTTTAAGGACATGCTGGTTTACAGTTGGCCTGTGTTAGTAGCCAATTTGTCTTTTATTGTAAACGAGAACTTTGATAAACTTTTGTTAGGCAATTTGCTGCCTAATGATATTAGTGAAAGCGAGGTGGCCATATATGGCGGGTGTGCAAAGATCGCTATCTTTTTAAGCATTTTTGTTCAGGCGTTTAGGCTGGGGGCCGAACCATTCTTCTTTAGCCATGCTAAAAACAAAAATGCTGGCCAAACCTACGCACGCATTATGGACTACTTTGTAATTGCCATATGCATGATATTTGTTGGGCTAACGGCCAACATAGAAATACTTAAATATTTTATTCCAAAACAAAGGTACTGGGTGGGTTTGCCTGTAATCCCTCCTTTACTATTTGGCTACGTAAGTTTAGGTATTTATATGAATCTGTCAGTGTGGTACAAACTTTCTGATCAAACTAAGTATGGGTTGTATATATCAGGAGTGGGGGCAATATTCACCATTGTACTCAATTATATATTTATACCTAAATACAGCTACATGGCTTCTGCATGGATATCGTTCTCTGCGTATACTGTCATGATGTTGTTATCCTATTTTTGGGGACAAAAAAATTATCCCATTCCTTACAATATAAAAAAGAGTCTCGCTTATATCCTCTCAGCTGCTTTTCTCGTTTATATATCTTTCTATGTTTTCAATCGTAACATTTTTATAGGCAATGGCCTTTTAATTGCGTTTGCATCTGTAGCTTTATATTTTGAGTGGAAAAGTTTAAAATCTATTTTTATTAAGTCATGA
- a CDS encoding ComF family protein, whose product MNLLTRYWSDFTALLFPHLCPACGEALVANEHVICTDCRYSLPFTNFHLQPENVVAQQFWGKLNIEAAYAMYYFSKGGKVQNLLHHLKYKNMPQIGNVLGVMAGDQLTKNDRFKHIDLIIPVPLHKRRMRERGYNQSAQFAQGLAERLNVSVLENNLIRTINTATQTHKSRFARFENMKEVFSVSKPGELTGKHILLVDDTVTTGSTLEACGIELLKIEGAKLSIATIAYAE is encoded by the coding sequence ATGAACCTGCTCACGCGCTATTGGTCAGATTTTACTGCGCTATTGTTTCCTCACCTGTGCCCGGCATGTGGCGAGGCGTTGGTTGCCAACGAGCATGTTATATGTACAGATTGCCGCTATAGTTTACCTTTTACCAACTTTCATTTACAGCCTGAAAATGTAGTAGCGCAGCAATTTTGGGGCAAATTGAATATTGAAGCGGCGTATGCTATGTATTACTTTTCGAAAGGCGGAAAGGTGCAAAACCTGCTACATCATTTAAAATATAAAAACATGCCGCAAATAGGTAATGTGTTAGGCGTTATGGCAGGCGATCAATTAACAAAAAACGACCGCTTTAAACATATCGACCTGATTATACCTGTGCCGTTACATAAACGCCGCATGCGCGAACGCGGTTATAATCAGAGTGCTCAATTTGCCCAAGGTTTGGCAGAAAGACTTAACGTTTCTGTTTTAGAAAACAACCTCATCAGAACAATAAACACAGCAACACAAACTCATAAGTCCCGCTTTGCCCGGTTTGAGAATATGAAAGAGGTTTTTAGCGTTAGCAAGCCCGGTGAATTAACAGGCAAGCATATTTTGCTGGTGGATGACACTGTTACTACAGGTTCCACATTAGAGGCCTGCGGTATTGAACTACTTAAAATTGAGGGAGCGAAATTAAGCATAGCTACAATTGCATATGCGGAGTAA
- a CDS encoding DUF4382 domain-containing protein — protein sequence MKRLLFFAAILSVGFFSCKKDRDPKRDRANVTVKLTDAPGAFSAVMLNVKEVIIITDQGQQSFPVNAGLVNILRYRNGRDTVIAGGDVPAGNIQQIRLVLNENGNRVVVNGTSQDLTTPSGQTSGVKLNLQQTLTPGVAYTIKLDFDVTKSIVLTGNGKYILKPVIRAIADATSGVLTGTVSPATSMPKVYAIAGTDTVGTMADADGRFYFQGLAAGTYSVRFEPLSPYQVKTVTGVTVSTGQVKDMGVVPMN from the coding sequence ATGAAACGATTATTATTTTTTGCCGCTATTTTAAGCGTAGGTTTTTTTTCGTGTAAAAAAGACAGAGATCCCAAAAGAGACAGAGCAAATGTTACGGTAAAACTCACCGATGCCCCGGGTGCTTTTAGCGCCGTAATGCTAAACGTTAAGGAAGTTATTATTATTACCGATCAAGGTCAGCAAAGTTTTCCGGTTAATGCAGGGCTGGTTAATATTTTACGATATCGTAACGGCCGAGACACCGTTATAGCAGGGGGAGATGTGCCTGCCGGCAACATACAACAAATACGTTTAGTGTTGAATGAGAATGGTAACCGGGTAGTTGTAAATGGCACGTCGCAAGACCTTACTACGCCGAGTGGCCAAACATCTGGAGTGAAGTTAAATCTTCAGCAAACCCTTACCCCCGGCGTTGCTTACACTATTAAGCTTGATTTTGACGTGACTAAATCAATTGTGCTTACCGGTAACGGAAAGTATATTTTAAAACCGGTTATTCGCGCAATTGCCGATGCAACCTCCGGCGTACTTACAGGTACAGTGTCACCTGCTACATCAATGCCTAAGGTTTATGCAATTGCAGGTACGGATACCGTGGGCACCATGGCTGATGCTGATGGAAGATTTTACTTTCAGGGCCTTGCAGCCGGAACTTATTCTGTAAGGTTTGAGCCGCTTTCTCCGTATCAGGTTAAGACTGTTACCGGTGTCACAGTATCCACCGGACAAGTTAAGGATATGGGCGTTGTACCTATGAATTAA